A region from the Acyrthosiphon pisum isolate AL4f chromosome A1, pea_aphid_22Mar2018_4r6ur, whole genome shotgun sequence genome encodes:
- the LOC100162634 gene encoding golgin subfamily A member 4 isoform X1 has product MSAREPYGPGSSLGATGTRSPRGTRRIATELPTVDRSPSRTYPTGAGGGGGGGQRNSPVGRRTVRPGAGSPDHHGGGGIGGGGGGAYQTGIGGGGLGIGGGGGGVSSSYYRDDDLNSPVLLDDRGRAMGPAGGASHRSRSASRPVDRMGVMPPSRYQSLDRNTGGGGILSDSGGQYGHDRDYRSFDRDRGYGGGFSSLDDDPYGAVSSRARQSPGSGIGGGGVGGGHFMSNARDTGHFLGELQHQNTDLHRELSNLKKELELTNQKLGSSMHSIKTFWSPELKKERALRKEESAKYSLINDQLKLLHSENQKQSMLVRQLEEELRMRMRGPNMELTQQVELLLNENDHLTREVAILRETIKELELRIETQKQTLQSRDDSIKKLLDMLQNKGVGGKVVEAIELEARQVDLEARLLESENLVHHFQSVIRNRDQELNSTKRDLKATNDNLKALQMELEKAYQTQNVGVASSGTLTAILETKDARIATLEKEVGLLEQELDRMRLYAGSPGHALDRSVQFAAAPAFKHQLEEFRSEIQRRDQEIVAMSAKMKTLEEQHTDYQRHIGVLKESLSAKEEHYTMLQADVEELRSRLEEKNRIIEKKTQTALQATQEKNRVTNEINELKDHVDIKDRKINVLQRKIENLEDLLKEKDNQVEMARTRLASLQAHQCSSEGAVTSLEEAIGDKEKQMNQLREQRDRAEQDRQEERDLHERDIADFKLKLHALESEVEKIHTRLNRANSEKNRLEERLEQSQSELGKSKAELEKASSEVNRSGADWEYTRQKFARLELENAQLRQDLELSQTTFGRSTLTKSQEMDRVQDRADKALADLRAAQADLRITRADNDKLLGEIKALQEKHEVSQGEIYRLVTKLEKSQGDINNVKDEYERNQSSVTRILAEREKALVELEKTKEELERSQSTLGKAQLQQEKLQMMLDDAQRETDRVQDTLNKTTSELRKWHIEKEQNTFELTNVQTQLDKALGQAARLQKDKEAIQIEFENLKAKYEISQSMVARLQKEKNQLLDDSEKNKNDADLFHSQIMKYQREKEKIQAELDLTEERFEKAQSMFKKTQLEKEDAINEVDLQKEKIEKCQKAMYEAVQDKNAAKDELDRVMEKYDRLQNELYQVKKSLETVENERDDVKLEMEKLQLHAMKARDDQRKSKSEIQELQESYDRLIIQLERTKDVEDKFKDEKDHLMDNLDMMKERCDKLQMDVRRLSAERDKLQTEAMNNAYEMERAHSQVSKTQVLLEDQQKDVNKLSIELEKISEKYNKLMIEYKKSQSDIELYKTQASTFRDEAERYSVRQQERMKEELEVFRTKYTQEMEKSEKLQSTCKKLEDKMHDINMELEKSKSEYAKFKKENEKLILDHEKLQMKCDKLVTDNDKLRIEIATVGEQNSFDLERTKDRYAKTKQSQEKTEMELYRTQMDVDKLKKENEKLKTDLVRVEAELLQFKPERDYDRFMRDKPVLGRSQSTCKDFGDFDRTMSEDRLRDRLEQSQAKCHRISEEKLKLETELHQVKRALEQQQMSLSNSEHHVKENIVKVQQDLNQALREKEILKEKLEIKEKQLQEWKSRLDSSSIILTEREELLKQMKNSERRLEESQKQLSKLDVDLKKVTSERDELINMLKKSQSVLLQCQDKLQTSERSLEIEKDEVKRLKAELRNLDTSAKQNNEQDSSRLRDLIRTKDKELDTCRQNLAVKEQETKTLQQAIQQMQVALRERDQGVDSERTNLQKSMDAQRIMTEELQKKLQSAQQQINSKEASIVELKKQLQALQTENKRKMDEYTSKVATLEKQLQISATSNDNALKEDVRKLLDELDHTQSELKNLALEKDKVSHQNQQIRNELEKKQLELQEAQKKAHVIASKSNEETNSLKAQLEEQKRQLEAQRRQLEELRKSVDGRSRQLEEKEKHVAELDAKLKKRKENLDLLESQINKGKSQAGDSDVIKRLQSQIESLQKELEKSKDEASRSQTDMERLLQVVQMGQEEQNAKEKQIRELQEALKNAQPKMRVPHPSSQQQQQQSHPSRQPKKDDENIDLPEDVGTLIGNVEHVKCELERKFTEELEDLLDVIQLKNDHIEELQEALKESVTIISEREDDLFQEQIKRKDIQDQVCGLEERLSLAENQCKNCRGLYKRLEALEEQLFSLQSERRKKLQELSQLRQEALESAISEKDAHLALLEFNGIRRYTVKQTDVIDQLKVDRARLIKRLHEETETAIELLQEAANSKNNNY; this is encoded by the exons ATGTCGGCCAGGGAACCGTACGGGCCAGGATCGTCGTTAGGCGCCACAGGCACGCGTTCACCGCGCGGCACCCGGCGCATAGCCACTGAACTTCCAACGGTCGACCGGTCGCCGTCCAGGACGTACCCTACAGGAGCAGGCGGAGGCGGAGGCGGCGGCCAGCGGAACAGCCCGGTGGGCCGTAGAACGGTCAGACCGGGCGCCGGGTCGCCCGACCACCACGGCGGCGGTGGAatcggcggtggtggcggcggtgcCTACCAGACAGGTATCGGAGGTGGAGGTCTGGGCATCGGTGGCGGCGGTGGAGGCGTTTCATCGTCATACTATCGAGACGACGATCTGAACAGTCCGGTGCTGTTGGACGACCGGGGACGCGCCATGGGACCGGCCGGCGGCGCGTCCCACCGGTCCCGGAGCGCCAGCCGTCCCGTCGACCGGATGGGCGTCATGCCGCCGTCCCGGTACCAGTCGCTGGACCGCAACACTGGCGGCGGTGGTATACTGTCCGACTCTGGCGGTCAGTACGGCCACGACCGTGACTACAGGTCGTTCGACAGGGACCGTGGCTATGGCGGTGGTTTCTCGTCGCTGGATGATGATCCGTACGGCGCCGTGTCGTCCAGGGCAAGACAGTCGCCCGGCAGCGGTATCGGTGGTGGTGGCGTCGGTGGCGGCCACTTCATGTCCAACGCCCGCGACACCGGACACTTCCTGGGCGAACTCCAGCACCAGAACACCGACCTGCACCGTGAACTGTCCAACCTCAAGAAAGAACTCGAGCTGACCAACCAGAAACTCGGGTCCAGCATGCACAGCATCAAAACGTTCTGGAGCCCCGAGCTGAAGAAGGAGCGTGCCCTGCGCAAAGAGGAATCGGCCAAGTACTCGCTCATCAACGATCAGCTGAAGTTGCTTCACTCGGAGAACCAG AAACAATCGATGTTGGTGCGTCAACTGGAAGAAGAGCTGAGAATGCGAATGCGGGGGCCAAATATGGAACTAACGCAGCAAGTAGAATTGCTGTTGAACGAAAACGACCACTTGACCCGAGAAGTGGCCATCCTCAGAGAGACTattaag GAATTAGAGCTCAGGATAGAGACGCAAAAGCAAACCTTACAGTCTAGAGACGATAGTATAAAGAAGCTTTTGGATATGCTCCAGAACAAAGGCGTTG GTGGTAAAGTGGTAGAGGCGATTGAATTAGAGGCCCGTCAAGTTGATTTAGAGGCACGACTGTTAGAGAGTGAAAACCTTGTCCACCACTTCCAGTCTGTTATCAGGAATCGGGATCAGGAACTCAACAGTACGAAGCGC GACCTAAAGGCCACCAATGACAATCTAAAAGCTCTGCAAATGGAGTTAGAAAAAGCGTACCAGACACAAAACGTGGGGGTGGCTTCCAGTGGCACGCTGACGGCTATTTTGGAGACAAAGGATGCTCGCATAGCGACATTGGAAAAAGAAGTCGGTCTCCTTGAACAGGAACTGGATAGGATGCGACTGTACGCCGGGTCACCAGGCCACGCGCTAGACAGGAGCGTTCAGTTCGCGGCAGCGCCAGCGTTCAAGCATCAA TTAGAAGAGTTCCGGTCGGAAATCCAAAGACGTGATCAAGAGATTGTGGCAATGAGTGCCAAAATGAAAACTTTGGAAGAACAACACACCGACTACCAGAGACATATTGGAGTGCTGAAAGAGTCCTTGAGTGCAAAGGAAGAACATTACACAATGTTACAAGCGGAC gtTGAAGAATTACGTTCACGACTCGAAGAAAAAAACcgtataattgaaaaaaaaacacaaactgCTTTGCAAGCTACTCAAGAAAAAAATAGAGTGACAAACGAAATCAACGAGCTCAAGGATCACGTGGATATTAAGGATAGAAAAATTAACGTCTTGCAaagaaaa attgaaaatttagaagacTTATTGAAAGAAAAAGACAACCAAGTGGAAATGGCTAGAACAAGACTAGCGTCACTTCAAGCACATCAATGCTCATCTGAAGGTGCGGTTACAAGTTTAGAAGAGGCGATAGGTGATAAAGAGAAACAAATGAACCAATTACGAGAGCAAAGAGATCGAGCTGAACAAGACAGACAGGAAGAAAGAGACTTACATGAAAGGGATATCgctgatttcaaattaaaactgcATGCACTAGAAAGCGAAGTCGAAAAGATCCACACTCGATTAAATAGagcaaattctgaaaaaaatcgTTTGGAAGAACGGTTGGAACAATCACAGAGCGAACTTGGAAAATCAAAGGCTGAATTAGAAAAAGCGTCAAGTGAAGTGAATAGAAGTGGAGCGGATTGGGAGTATACGAGACAGAAATTCGCCAGATTAGAACTCGAAAATGCCCAGCTACGGCAAGATTTAGAATTATCACAGACGACATTCGGTAGAAGTACGCTGACCAAATCACAAGAAATGGACAGAGTACAAGACAGAGCTGATAAAGCGCTTGCAGATTTGAGAGCGGCACAAGCTGACCTCCGCATAACTCGAGCAGATAATGATAAGCTATTGGGTGAAATCAAGGCGTTACAAGAAAAACATGAGGTGTCTCAAGGTGAGATATATAGGTTAGTAACAAAACTAGAAAAGTCCCAAGGTGATATTAATAATGTCAAGGACGAATACGAGCGTAATCAATCAAGTGTAACTAGAATCCTCGCCGAAAGAGAAAAGGCTTTGGTAGAGTTAGAAAAAACTAAAGAAGAGTTGGAACGGTCTCAGAGCACACTAGGCAAAGCACAACTTCAGcaagaaaaattacaaatgaTGTTAGACGATGCACAAAGAGAAACCGATCGAGTGCAAGATACGTTAAATAAGACTACGAGTGAACTCAGAAAG tgGCATATTGAAAAGGAACAAAATACGTTTGAGCTTACTAATGTTCAAACACAATTAGACAAAGCACTTGGACAAGCTGCACGTCTACAAAAAGACAAGGAAGCTATTCAAATAGAGTTCGAAAACTTAAAGGCTAAATATGAAATAAGCCAA tcAATGGTAGCCAGACTGCAAAAAGAGAAAAATCAATTGTTAGACGAcagtgagaaaaataaaaatgacgctGATCTATTCCATtcacaaataatgaaatatcaaagagaaaaagaaaaaatccaAGCTGAACTTGATCTCACTGAAGAAAGATTTGAGAAGGCACAATcgatgtttaaaaaaacacag ctTGAGAAGGAAGATGCTATAAACGAAGTTGATTTGCAAAaggaaaaaatagaaaaatgtcaGAAAGCAATGTACGAAGCAGTACAAGATAAAAATGCTGCTAAAGATGAGTTGGATAGAGTTATGGAGAAATACGATAG attaCAAAATGAACTATATCAAGTCAAGAAATCTTTAGAAACTGTTGAGAATGAAAGAGATGATGTTAAATTAGAAATGGAAAAATTACAACTACATGCTATGAAAGCCAGGGATGATCAAAGAAAATCTAAATCCGAAATTCAAGAGCTACAGGAATCATATGACAGGCTAATAATACAGTTGGAAAGGACTAAAGACGTAGAAGATAAATTTAAAGACGAAAAAGATCACCTAATGGATAACTTGGACATGATGAAAGAACGGTGTGACAAATTGCAAATGGACGTAAGAAGACTGTCAGCAGAAAGAGATAAACTACAGACAGAAGCTATGAATAATGCATACGAAATGGAAAGAGCTCACTCCCAAGTTTCTAAAACACAAGTGTTGCTCGAAGACCAACAGAAAGATGTAAATAAGCTTTCAATTGAACTGGAAAAAATATCTGAGAAATATAACAAACTAATGATTGAGTACAAAAAGTCACAATCGGATATTGAGTTATATAAAACACAGGCGTCTACATTTAGAGATGAAGCAGAAAGATATTCAGTTAGACAACAAGAAAGAATGAAAGAAGAATTGGAGGTGTTTAGAACTAAATATACTCAAGAAATGGAAAAATCAGAGAAACTTCAGTCAACGTGTAAGAAATTAGAAGATAAAATGCATGATATAAATATGGAATTGGAAAAGAGTAAATCAGAATatgctaaatttaaaaaagaaaatgaaaagcTTATATTGGATCATGAAAAGTTACAAATGAAATGTGACAAACTAGTAACGGATAATGACAAATTAAGAATAGAAATTGCTACGGTTGGGGAGCAAAATAGTTTTGATCTAGAAAGAACTAAAGATCGTTATGCAAAAACAAAACAGTCACaagaaaaaactgaaatggaACTTTATAGAACTCAGATGGATGTAGATAAACTAAAGAAGGAAAATGAGAAATTGAAAACAGATTTAGTTCGAGTTGAAGCGGAATTATTACAATTCAAACCTGAAAGAGATTACGATAGGTTTATGAGAGATAAACCAGTGTTAGGAAGGTCACAAAGTACATGCAAAGACTTTGGAGATTTCGACCGCACCATGTCTGAAGATCGATTGCGAGACCGCCTTGAACAAAGTCAAGCAAAATGTCACAGGATAtctgaagaaaaattaaaattagaaactgaGCTACATCAAGTCAAACGAGCACTAGAACAACAGCAAATGTCTTTATCAAATTCTGAACATCacgtaaaagaaaatattgttaaggTCCAGCAAGATTTGAATCAAGCGCTAAGAGAAAAAGAAATTCTCAAGGAAAAACtagaaattaaagaaaaacagtTGCAGGAATGGAAATCACGACTGGATAGCTCTAGTATCATACTAACAGAGAGAGAAGAACTGCTGAAACAGATGAAGAATAGTGAGAGGCGTTTGGAAGAGTCACAAAAACAATTGTCCAAACTTGACGTGGATTTGAAAAAAGTAACTTCTGAAAGAGATGAGCTAATAAACATGTTAAAGAAGTCTCAGTCGGTGTTGTTGCAATGCCAAGACAAGTTGCAAACTTCCGAAAGAAGTTTGGAAATAGAAAAGGATGAAGTTAAACGATTAAAGGCTGAGCTCAGAAACCTAGACACGAGTGCCAAACAGAACAACGAGCAAGATTCTTCTCGTTTAAGAGATCTGATAAGAACTAAGGATAAAGAGTTGGATACTTGTAGGCAAAACTTAGCAGTCAAAGAACAAGAAACAAAAACTCTTCAGCAGGCAATACAACAAATGCAAGTGGCGTTAAGAGAACGGGACCAGGGTGTGGACAGTGAAAGAACTAATTTACAGAAATCTATGGATGCGCAACGAATCATGACTGAAGAGCTCCAAAAGAAACTACAGTCAGCACAACAACAGATAAACAGTAAGGAAGCTTCTATTGTCGAGCTTAAAAAACAATTGCAAGCCCTTCAGACTGAGAACAAACGGAAAATGGACGAATATACTTCTAAAGTTGCCACGTTAGAAAAACAACTTCAGATATCAGCGACGTCGAATGACAATGCCTTGAAAGAAGATGTGAGAAAACTCTTGGACGAACTAGATCATACTCAGAGTGAGCTCAAAAACCTTGCTTTAGAAAAAGATAAAGTGTCACATCAAAATCAACAAATTCGAAACGAACTTGAAAAGAAGCAG cttgAATTACAAGAAGCTCAGAAAAAAGCACATGTAATAGCATCGAAATCAAATGAAGAAACAAACTCGTTAAAAGCACAACTAGAGGAACAAAAAAGACAATTAGAGGCACAACGTCGACAGCTTGAAGAACTTAGAAAAAGTGTCGATGGAAGGTCGAGACAGTtggaagaaaaagaaaaacacgTGGCGGAATTGGACGCCAAGTTAAAAAAACGAAAAGAAAATTTGGATCTCCTGGAGTCCCAAATAAACAAA GGCAAGTCGCAAGCCGGTGACAGTGATGTAATCAAAAGACTGCAAAGCCAGATTGAAAGCTTACAAAAAGAATTGGAAAAATCCAAGGATGAGGCAAGTAGATCGCAGACAGACATGGAAAGACTGCTACAAGTAGTACAAATGGGTCAAGAAGAACAAAATGCGAAAGAGAAACAAATCAGAGAATTGCAAGA agctTTGAAAAATGCACAACCTAAGATGAGAGTGCCACATCCATCATctcagcagcagcagcaacagtcACACCCTTCGAGACAGCCGAAAAAAGACGATGAG AATATAGACCTACCAGAGGACGTCGGAACGCTAATCGGCAACGTCGAACATGTTAAATGCGAACTAGAACGGAAATTTACAGAAGAACTGGAAGATTTGCTGGACGTAATACAGCTTAAAAACGATCACATCGAAGAACTTCAGGAGGCGCTAAAAGAGAGCGTAACGATCATATCGGAACGCGAGGATGACTTGTTCCAAGAGCAGATCAAACGAAAGGACATTCAGGATCAG GTCTGTGGACTGGAAGAGCGATTGTCTTTGGCAGAAAACCAATGCAAAAATTGTCGTGGGCTGTACAAGAGACTGGAGGCGTTAGAAGAACAGCTATTCAGTCTTCAGTCTGAAAGGCGAAAGAAACTTCAAGAGTTATCACAATTAAG ACAAGAAGCCTTGGAATCTGCCATAAGCGAAAAAGACGCACATCTAGCGCTATTAGAATTCAACGGTATACGCCGCTATACGGTCAAGCAGACTGATGTGATCGACCAGTTAAAAGTTGACAGGGCCAGACTGATAAAACGCCTGCACGAAGAG accGAAACGGCCATTGAACTCCTCCAGGAGGCAGCGAACTcgaaaaacaacaattattaa